A window from Bosea sp. ANAM02 encodes these proteins:
- the trxB gene encoding thioredoxin-disulfide reductase yields MAHTHARVMIVGSGPAGYTAAIYAARAMMEPVLISGMQAGGQLMITTDVENYPGFADVIQGPWLMEQMRAQAEHMGTRMVSDHIARVDLSQRPFRLWGDGGETYSCDALIIATGAQAKWLGLPSEQSFQGFGVSACATCDGFFFRNKEVAVVGGGNTAVEEALYLANLASKVTLVHRRDSLRAERVMQERLFKHPKIEVVWDSEVAEICGGTTPPSVTHLRLKNLKTGTESELKTDGVFIAIGHKPATELFVGQLAMNESGYLAVEAGTTRTNVEGVFAAGDVTDEHYRQAVTAAGLGCMAALDAERWLAASALDQREAAE; encoded by the coding sequence ATGGCCCATACCCATGCCCGCGTCATGATCGTCGGCTCCGGCCCGGCCGGCTACACCGCCGCGATCTACGCCGCCCGCGCCATGATGGAGCCGGTGCTGATCTCCGGCATGCAGGCCGGCGGCCAGTTGATGATCACCACCGATGTCGAGAACTATCCCGGCTTCGCCGACGTCATCCAGGGTCCCTGGCTGATGGAGCAGATGCGCGCCCAGGCGGAGCACATGGGCACCCGCATGGTCTCCGACCATATCGCCCGCGTCGACCTCTCGCAGCGTCCCTTCCGGCTCTGGGGCGATGGCGGAGAGACCTATTCCTGCGACGCCCTGATCATCGCGACCGGCGCCCAGGCCAAGTGGCTGGGCCTGCCCTCGGAGCAGAGCTTCCAGGGCTTCGGCGTCTCGGCCTGCGCCACCTGCGACGGCTTTTTCTTCCGCAACAAGGAGGTCGCGGTCGTCGGCGGCGGCAACACCGCCGTGGAGGAGGCGCTCTATCTCGCCAATCTCGCCAGCAAGGTCACGCTGGTCCATCGCCGTGACAGCCTGCGCGCCGAGCGCGTGATGCAGGAACGCCTGTTCAAGCATCCGAAGATCGAGGTGGTCTGGGACAGCGAGGTCGCCGAGATCTGCGGCGGCACCACCCCGCCCAGCGTCACGCATCTGCGCCTCAAGAACCTCAAGACCGGCACTGAGAGCGAACTGAAGACCGACGGCGTCTTCATCGCCATCGGTCACAAGCCGGCGACGGAGCTCTTCGTCGGCCAGCTCGCCATGAACGAATCCGGCTATCTCGCTGTCGAGGCCGGCACGACCCGGACCAATGTCGAGGGCGTCTTCGCCGCCGGCGACGTCACCGACGAGCACTACCGCCAGGCGGTCACGGCGGCCGGCCTGGGCTGCATGGCCGCGCTCGATGCCGAGCGTTGGCTCGCCGCCAGCGCTCTTGACCAGCGCGAAGCCGCGGAATGA